Proteins co-encoded in one Gossypium arboreum isolate Shixiya-1 chromosome 11, ASM2569848v2, whole genome shotgun sequence genomic window:
- the LOC108470864 gene encoding probable mitochondrial adenine nucleotide transporter BTL3, which translates to MYGPNSCLFIDTIRASRQWNTGRPFLLGGLFLNDQTLPSSFVSFISLKAQKCSVDKDDNLCFLGGGKSTKTLRFVKSRGDGRGRVGWFLSVSLSREEGYVGESGESWGQNGDKNLEEVEMVEEEKEKKGSGALNTTKHLWAGAVAAMVSRTLIAPLERLKLEYILRGEKKHFIELIKSIAVSEGLIGFWKGNFVNILRTAPFKAINFYAYDTYRNQQLKLSGKEEASNFERFLAGAAAGITATLLCLPLDTIRTVMVAPGGEALGGLFGTFRHMVQTEGFFSLYKGLVPTIISMAPSGAVFYGVYDMLKSAYLHSPEGRKRIQDMERGVLELNAFEQLELGPIRTLLYGAIAGACSEAATYPFEVVRRHLQMQVRATKLSAFATCVKIVEEGGGMHALYAGLIPSILQVLPSAAISYLVYEFMKLVLKVESA; encoded by the exons ATGTACGGTCCAAATAGCTGTTTGTTTATTGACACGATCAGGGCTTCACGACAGTGGAATACCGGTCGTCCGTTTTTATTGGGTGGTTTGTTTCTCAACGACCAAACACTGCCTTCCTCGTTCGTTTCCTTCATTTCATTGAAGGCCCAGAAATGTTCTGTTGATAAAGATGACAATTTGTGCTTTTTGGGTGGGGGGAAGAGTACTAAAACGCTGCGTTTTGTGAAGTCAAGGGGAGATGGTAGGGGCAGAGTGGGCTGGTTTTTATCGGTGAGTTTATCGAGAGAGGAGGGTTATGTTGGAGAATCAGGAGAAAGTTGGGGCCAAAACGGGGATAAGAATTTGGAAGAAGTGGAAATGGtggaagaggagaaagaaaagaagggaTCAGGGGCTTTAAATACCACCAAACATCTTTGGGCTGGTGCTGTTGCTGCTATGGTTTCAAG GACTTTGATTGCTCCTCTGGAGAGATTGAAGTTGGAGTACATTCTTCGTGGTGAAAAGAAACACTTCATTGAACTAATTAAATCCATTGCAGTCTCTGAAGGGTTGATAGGTTTTTGGAAAGGGAATTTTGTCAATATACTTCGCACGGCTCCTTTCAAGGCTATCAACTTTTATGCTTATGATACATATAGAAATCAACAACTGAAATTATCTGGAAAAGAAGAAGCCTCAAATTTCGAGAGGTTTCTTGCTGGTGCTGCTGCTGGGATTACTGCTACTTTGCTTTGCTTACCATTGGACACC ATAAGGACAGTAATGGTAGCTCCAGGCGGGGAGGCGCTGGGTGGTTTGTTTGGAACTTTTCGTCACATGGTTCAAACTGAAGGGTTCTTTTCTCTTTATAAGGGACTAGTGCCCACGATTATAAGTATGGCACCTTCAGGTGCAGTCTTCTATGGCGTTTATGATATGTTGAAGTCAGCCTATCTTCATTCACCTGAGGGGAGAAAAAGAATTCAAGACATGGAGCGAGGTGTTCTGGAACTGAATGCATTTGAGCAATTAGAGTTAGGTCCTATTAGAACATTATTATACGGGGCAATTGCTGGTGCATGTTCCGAGGCTGCTACATATCCATTCGAAGTTGTGAGAAGGCATCTCCAAATGCAAGTCCGTGCGACTAAGTTAAGTGCATTCGCGACTTGTGTGAAGATAGTTGAGGAAGGTGGTGGAATGCATGCTCTTTATGCAGGACTCATTCCCAGCATATTGCAG GTGTTACCATCAGCAGCCATAAGTTACTTGGTTTACGAGTTTATGAAGCTAGTTCTAAAGGTGGAGTCGGCATAG